A stretch of DNA from Phycisphaerales bacterium AB-hyl4:
AACAGGTCTCGGCAGAACCATTTCGACCAATGCTCCCGCGTGTAGGCGGCCGTCGACTGCATGCTTGATGTCATCGGCTATCTTTCATCAATTATGTGACTGGGGAAATACGGCGTCCTGGCACGGCTTTCAGACGGACACCGCCGCGCCACTCCGTTGTACTTGTACACTCCGGGCCGCGAGGATGCAAGCAGAATCCAACAAACCAGGCCGATTGTCCGCCAAGCCCGAAATCAATGAAATAAAGCTATTGGCAGCGATACGACCTGCTTCCGGTACACCGCCAGTGAATGCCGGCTTCACCCCAGGACGTTGTATTTATGACTAGATAACGTACGATAGTGCTCACCCGAGTGCGGCAGTCGGCTTCACCTTCCAACCCGGCGAGGACTCAGCGATGACACCTTTCAACGGCCTGGCAGTGGACATGTCCAACCTCCACCGCGTGTCCGACGCCCGCACCCGCTCGATCACCCCCGAAAACCCGGACGGCAGCAAGGGCCGCGGCGGCATGGCCGAGCCCACCGACCCCGACTCCTGCGCCCGTGAACTGGGGCGCGGCTGGAAGGTACGCCCGAACGTTCGCATCCAGCCGGGCGAAACCCATACCATCGCCGACATCGAAGGCCCGGGCGCCGTCCAGTCGATCTGGATGACCCCCACCGGCCCGTGGCGGTTCAGCATCCTGCGCATCTACTGGGACGGCCAGCAGCAGCCGAGCGTCGAATGCCCGCTGGGCGATTTTTTCGCGTGCGGCTGGAACCGCTTCGCACAGGTGACGTCGCTCGCGGTATGCGTCAACCCCGGCCGAGGCTTCAACTGCTACTGGACCATGCCCTTCCGCAAGCGCTGCCGAATCACGATGGAAAACATCGGCTTCGAAGCCATGACCCTCTTCTACCAGGTGAACTACGCGCTCAACGACGTGCCCGACGACACCGCATACTTCCACGCCCAGTTCCGCCGGGTCAACCCCCTCCCCTACAAGCAGGTGTACACCGTGCTCGATGGCGTGAAAGGCAAGGGCCATTACGTCGGCACATACATGGCCTGGGGCGTCAACAACTCCGGCTGGTGGGGCGAAGGCGAGGTGAAGTTCTATCTCGACGGCGACCTCGGCGAAGGCCAGGACGTCGCCGAGCACGGCGGCGACGCCTACCCCACCCTCTGCGGCACGGGCACGGAAGACTACTTCTGCGGCGCTTACAACTTCGAAGACCGACAGACCCGCCAGTACCTCACCTTCTCCACCCCCTACGCGGGCCTGCCCCAGATCCTGCGGCCCGACGGCGCTTACCAGTCGCAGCAACGCTTCAGCATGTACCGCTGGCACATCCCCGACCCCATCCGCTTCGAACAGGACATCGCCGTCACCGTCCAGGCACTCGGCTGGCGAAGTCAGCAACGCTACCTCGCCCTGCAGGACGACATCGCCTCGGTCGCCTACTGGTATCAGCAGCTGCCCACCGCCCCGTTCCCCGAACTGCCCGCACGCGACATGCTGGAAATCATCTGATTCGCCGCAAGGCTTCACCCGCGCCGCCTTAGTACGACAACGCAGGTTCCGCATTTGAGATATTTAGCGGCGGTGCTTGCACCGCCTTCTTCGGCCCGCAGGGACGAACGCGGGCCAAGGCCCGCGGCTAAATGAGAAGCCGCGTTGTCATGCTAGAACGTGTATGACAAGCCGCCCCAAGGCGTGCCACACAGCACCCTTCGGGATGCTGCGTGGCGCCTTTTCATACACGTTCCTACGCCAACACGTAACGGTACAGCGCAAAGCTGCGCGGCTGGGCAAGTTTGAACAGCCCGCGCCCCTCACTATCGAGCGACAACTTCCGCTGCCTGCCATCGCCGACGATGCGGTGCAGCGTCACGCCAACCCCCCCAGCCATGCCCGGCAGCGCGATGCGACAACTCGGCCGATCGTTGACCTCACGGAACACCAGCAGGTAGCCTTCGCTGTCATTGCGTCGCGAGCAGAACCCGGTCCACGCCGCGCCGCTGGGCTCTTCGCCGATGGGGTCGACCTCGCCGGCAAGGATGTCATGCTGGTGTGGCAGGTACGCCCTCAGCAAACGCTGCACGCTGGCCGCCGTGTCCGTCGGCAGGTGCTGAAGGTGCATCCACGCGAGCGGCCGGGCGAACAGCGTCGTCGCCAGGCTGTAAGCCGTGCCGAACCGCGCGGGCGCGAGGGGGTGATCGCCATACGTCTCTTCATACCTCGCCGTATCCAGCCACTCGACCTGCAAGCGGTAGGTTGGAATGAATCGCGCCAGTTGCCATACGTTGCGCAGCGTGCGATGCGGATGGTAACTGCCGTTGCGGAGATAACGGTTTTCCAGAAAGTAGTCGGCAATGTGTTCGCTGGCGCAGCACGTCCCCAGCCGCCGGGCCCGCCCGCCCGTGACGTCCAGCGTGATGGCGACCTGCCCCTGCGACTCACGGAACAGCTCGGCAAACAGCGCCGCCACCCGCCGCTCAGCCAGCCGACTGCCCAGCGACAGCCCGTCGATCTTAAACTGCGTGACCTGGCAATTCCGCCACAGGTCGAGCATCGTCGCCAGGTCGCGCCGCCAGTGCTCATAATCGTTCGCCCGATCGAGGCAGTACCACAGGCCAAGCCGAACCCCCCTCGCCGCGGCATACTTCGCCACCTCGCTCAGCCCATCGGGAAATCGCGACGTGTCGACGTCCCAGAAGCGATCGGAGACCGTTGACGTGCTCGCGGGCTCGAGCTGCTCGACGTGCAGTTGCCGGGCGTCGCCATGATGCCAGCCGGCGTCGATCTGATATTGCGTTACACCAAGCCGACCCGCCGCTTTCAGCTCCGCTTCGACAAACGCCTGCGAGAGCACCTGCGTCCCGCCACCGCCGCCCCAGTTGTTGGCGAAGACCGCCCCCTCCGCAGGCACGCGCGGCGGCGATAGCCGGCGCATCAACGCCCTGAACAGCGCCGCCCCACTCGTCGGCTGACCGTCGGTCACCCCCACCGCCACGCGGTACGTCTCCGTCGGCTCGCCCGCCGCCAGTTCATGCCGCGACACGCCGCTGCCGCAGATCGACAGGTTGCTCGCGGAGAGTGCGAAGTCGCAGTCGTCGGTGTTGATTTGCTCCTCAAAGGGCGGCGCAAGCTTGATCGCCGCCAGCCCCGCCTCGCCATGCCACGCCCGGACATGCAGCAGATGGCCCGCCCGCCGCGCGGTCTGCTTGGGAAACAGCACGCCCTCGCATGACTCGACCAGCGTGTCGCGCCAGTCCGTTCGCCCAAGCAGGGCCGTCACCTGCCACGACGCCTGCGGCTGCGCCAGGTCGAAGCTGTCCAGCCGATCGGCCGTCGGCCGATAATGCCGACCCGCCACATCCACCAGCTCCGGCTCATCAATCGTCCCCCACGCACCATCCGCCCCTTCGCAGAAGACGCTGTAAAGCACCACCGGCAACGCATCCCACACACGGAAACGAAACACCTGCTTCGCCCCCCCGCGCGTCAGCACCAGGTCGGCCCGCAAGTGCGGCTCGGCCGCGCCCGCCAGATCATCGACCGCCGTCTCCAACCCTGCCCCGCCTGTTGCATCATCGCCCGCCGGCAAAACCAGCTGCGGATGACGCCACACCGGCAGATCAGCCCCCGGCTGCGCCCACTCAACCCCGCGCCGCTTATCCAGCACGGATCGTACCGTCAGCGATCGGCCCGCCAGCGCCCACCGACGCTCGAAAAGCGTATTGCCGATGACAAGCAGTCCGCCCGACAGGTCGGCATAGCAACTCGAATGCAAATCACCCATACAAAGCTCTCAACAAAAAACGCGACTCGCCCGCCCTCATGGACGAGCGAGTCGCGATAGAGTTTACCGAAGGCAGCCGATCGAGGGACTCACACACTCCGACCCGACCACACGGCACGGCCGGTGCTTACCAGTTAACGTTCCACTTACCGCGGTTGAACCGCGACAGATCCCACGCCTCGTCGTAGTTCAACCGCGAAACGTGTCCGTCGATCCAGGTGACGTTCAAGCCGCCAGTGTGACGGAAGGGGTTGAACTGGGAATAGTTGCCATAGCCCCAAGCGTTGATGATCGGTGCGCTTGGGCCAATGCCGAACGCGAACGGCTCACTACCGGGAAGGGCCTCCCGCTCTTGCGGATGGAACATGTCGGCGAAGCCCACGAGTTCCGAAGGCGTTTTGACTTCCGACAGGTTAATGGTCGGGAACGTGGCCAGTCCCCGCCAGCCAAGACGCTGGTTGTATCCATAGGAAGGCTGGGTGATGGGGTTGGTTCCTGTCCAGACTTCGCCGTCTGAGGGGCATTCCATCACCGGCATAAACGCATCGGTTCCTGTGTCCCACCCCAGATACGTAGGAATAAGGTGATAGTTCCATGAATGAAAATCCGGCGTCATCGAAATCATGAGATCGTCTTTGTGATCGCCCGCATACATGTGCGTCGCAAGCATCAACTGTCGCTGGTTCGAGCCACAGGTGATTGCCCGGGCCGTCTCGCGCGAGGCCGCCAGTGCCGGCAGCAAAATGGCAATCAATAGAGCGATGATCGAAATTACCACCAGAAGCTCGATCAGGGTGAATCCCCGCCGGCCACGCGCCATCGGCCGCGTCAGCCGAAACGAATCCATTCCACATTCGGATGCATGCTGCTGTGATTGACTCATCGTTTCATTCCTTAAACTAGATGATGTCGAAACTATGCCGAATTGACTGAGAGAGGCCTTCCCACTTGCTGCTCCACGAACGGGCACGGTATAAGGGAGCGAGGTGACATAACTTTCAGCTTGTCGGCCAGCAACCGGGGGTTGCATAAATGATGCGCTACGATGCTTCGAGGTTCGCTGGCCACGGTGGTTCACGAAAAAATGACCCGTTGCATCAAAACGCTTGTGACTGCAGGCCGAAAGCTTCATCTGTCTTTATAATACGAATGCGAGGCCGAAACCGCAAGCAGTTTTGTTGTACAATTGCAATGAAGTGTTGCAGCAGGAGTGAGGGATGAGCAAACTGGAACTCAACAACGACGCCCTGGTACGGTTGGATCATGGCCTGTCCGCCGATCGGCCCATCGTCACCAAGCACGACCTCTGGCCCGAAGTCGGGCCCGGCATGCAGGACATGCACTACGAGGTCGAGCTCGGCATCGTCATGCGCGGCCGTATGGCCCATCGCAACCGACACTGGGTCGGGGAATTCGGCCCCGGCGACGTCTGGCTGACCGGCATCTGGGAGCCACACTCCGCCGAAATCACCGAAGTGCCCCTCGAACTGTGCATGTTCCACATCTACCCGCCCATGCTGGCGCAGTGGAAGTTCCCCGAGTACCCGGACTGCAACTGGCTCTCGTTCTTCACCGCCCCGCCCGAGGAACGGCCGCAACAACTCAGCAACCGCGGCGACATCTGGCTGGACATCGCCCGCCAGGTCCTCGCCCTGACCCCGGATCAGGACCGCTTCGACCAGCTTCTGCTGCGACCGCTGCTGATGCGATTTCTCACCGAGCTGGGCCGGGTCTGGCCCGGCTTCGAAGCGACGTCTTCCATCCGCGTGGGCACGTACGAGCACATCGGCCGGGCCATCGCCGCGGTCTTTGAGACCCCACACCGCCTCAGCGTGACCGAAGGGGCCGATTTGGCCGGCATGAACCGCAACGTCTTTACCGAGAAATTCCAGGAGCTGATGGGCATGAGCTTCGCCGAGTTCTCACTGAAGCATCGGCTCTATCTCGCCTCCCACGCCCTGCGCGAAACAGACCTGCCCCTCAAGGCCATCGCCACCCACTTCGGGTTCACCGACAAAAGCCACCTGCATCGCTCGTTCGTCCGACTCTTCGGCCAGACCCCCCACGACTATCGGCGAAGCAACCTTCGCCCCGTCGCCGTGGTTTGACCCACGCCGCCTTTTGTCACACCGGCAGGGCGGGCACATCACGCGGCGCGCCGCCCGCACGAAGCGACTCGGTCGCCATGCAGCCGGCGGCGACGGCCATGCGCGCATCGTGCATCGAGCTTCCCACCGCGTCGCCGCCACGAGCGAACTGAACGAAGTTGTCGACGATCAACCCATCCGCACCGCCGTGGCCGGTGTTGCCGACTTTCTCGCCGCGAAAGACCTTGTCGCCGACCATGTTGTACGTATCCGTACGGCGGTTCCAGATGAAGATGGGGCAGTCGGGCCGGTCGCCGATGTTCTCCAGCCGACCCTTCGTGCCAATGATGGTGTAGTTTCGGCAGGCGTCGGGCGTGAAGTGGCATTGCAGGTACGACGCGAGCACGCCGTTGGCCAACTCCAGGTTGACCACGTTCTGGTCTTCCACATCGACCACCGGGTGAAAGCCCTGCAGATCGCGTGGCGGCCAGTGCGCCTTATCCCATCGCGTATCGGTATTCTCGCCGGGCTTGAGCCGAGGCACCTGGTCGTAAACGCTCAGTCGGCCGAACGCCGAGACCCGCTTCGTGTAAGCGCCGGCGAACCAGTGGATCAGGTCGATGTCATGCGCCCCCTTTTGCAGGAGCAGGCCCGTGCTGTAGCGACGGTCGGCGTGCCAGTCGCGGAAGTAGGCGTCGCCGCCGTAGGAAATGAAGTGTCGGCACCACACGGCTTTGACCTCGCCGATCTCGTCGTGGTCGATCAGCTCTTTCATCTTGCGGATGATGTTCATGTACCGCATGTTGTGGCCGACGAACAGGCGGTCGCCGTGCTCGCGTGCCTTGCGCAGAATCCGATCGCATGACTCGACGGAGATCGCCATCGGCTTTTCAAGATAAACGGGAACGCCCTTGTCCAGCGCCGCGAGCGCATGCTCTTCATGCAGAAAGTCAGGCGAGCAGACGAAGATGGCGTCGAGGTCGGCCTCGAGCATCTCGCGATAGTCCGTGGTCGCACGGACGTCGCTGCCGTAGTCTTCCTTGAGCTGCGCCAGCTTCTCGGTATCGATGTCGCAGATAGCGGTGATGCGCGAGCCTTCGCCGGGCTTGTGAGCATGCTTAGCCAGTCGCCCGCGTCCGCCGGCGGCGATCACTCCGATTTTCAGGTCGTCCACAGTTGATCTCACTTCCGTTTTGAGATTGAAAAGGCCGACGATTGCCATACAGACGCCGACCGGGTCACGAATTTTACAGAAAACCCCGCGACGACCGATTGGGCCGCCGCGGGGAACGTTCGTTTCAGATCAAGCCATTTCGCATCATGACTCAGGCTCAGGCCCGCTGACGCCGACGGCCGAGCATCGCCAGCCCGCCGAGGCCCAGCAGCGCGAGGCTGGCGGGTTCGGGAACGGCGACGAGGTTGAGGTAATTCGAACCGTAGTCGGCCTGAAAGTCATACCCACCGACGGTGATGACCTGGCCGTGAGCCAAATCATTGAACTCACCGCTGATCGAGGTGTCCGTGGCGATGAGATGAAACACATCATTCAGGGCGTGCGTGTATCCGGCGGCGAGGGAAAACGAAATCAGATTGGCGGCCGTGACAGTCTGCGTGGCCGTAATGCGAGCTGTGCCGTAGTCATCGTTGTTCAGTTCAAACGATGTGACGTGACCGCTGCCATTGGCAAAGTTCACATAATGAGCGGCAAACGTCGAATCGCCTTTGAAGCTCATCTGGCTGTCATTATTGCTGTTCCAGTTCCTGGCTGGCCCCCAGTTAACCGACCCGTTGTCAAGGAACAACCCCGTACCAGCATTCCACGAACCACCATGCGTAAAGTTGATCGCGGCGTTGTTGACGTAGACTTGACCGCCCCAGAAACCGGAGTTGCGTTGATTCAGCGTCCCGTTATTTACAGTAAGACTGCCAAGACTGTTAACACCACCGCCGACCACCAACTGCTGCGAGGTACTCGTCAGGGTGAAAGTGTTCATGTTGAGGACAACGTCGGCCCCCTGCCAGGTGTTGCCACCAACGACGTTGATGCCGCCGTCAGCGTCCTCGGTAAACTCCACCATGTAAGCGAAATTAGGTCCACCGGGCGTGCCGCCTCCCGGGAAAAGCCCCCGGTCGTCGTAACCAGGTAGCACGCCGTTCGTCCAGTTGCCGGTGTCGCTCCAGTTGTCGGTGGCACCGTTACCGGTCCATTCGATGTCAGCCGCGTGCAGCGAGCCGCCGACCAGCATGGCCGCTGACGCCGCCGCCACGATTAGCAATTGACGCAAGTGAATAGGGGGCGCCGTAGTCGTCACCATGACTCTCCATCCTTCCATAATGAATTGTGGAACATGTGAAGAAAGCCCGCGGCAACGCAAAGTTACCGCGGGCAGAAGATCAAGCATGGTTGCCTACGCAATGGACTCAGGCCTGCCGACGACCTCGGCCAAGCATCGCCAACCCACCGAGGCCCAGCAGCGCGAGGCTCGCCGGCTCGGGTACAGCGGTCAGGGAGATGGCGTTCTGGAAGGTCGGGTCGCCGAAATCATTCACGCCAGTCTGCCATGCGTCAGCATAGCTGATGACGAAGTCGTACCCGTCGGCCGAGACAATGCTTCCCTCACCAAGGCCGGTGAACTCGTCGTTGATCGAGTTATTGAATCCGACCAGGTAGAGCACTTCGCCGAGGTTGTGCGTGTAGCCCGGAGCCACGTCCAACAGGAGGTCGCCCAGGTTGTTGACGTCACCGACAAACCGGTACACGGCGGAGTTGTAGTCGGTGTTGTTCAGGGTGAACTGCATCGTCGAGCCATCTTCCATCTCGAGATTTCGCAGGTTCACAATGCCACCGCCATTGCCAGTGAAGTGGACGGCACCGCCGGCGTTCGCAGCCAGGTCACCACTACCACTGCCTGAGTTGGTCAGGATGCCGCCATCGAGCACCAGCCTGCCCGTACTGGTCAGAGCCACCGTCGCCGAGGTCGACAGGTTGACCTGCGCACTCGCATCGGAACTGGCCCGCGACTCGACGCTCGCACCGGCTCCGATGGTAAGCACAGCCGTGGGCTGAGCGGTCGTGTTGTCACTGTGAACGAGCCATGAGTGAGAGCCTGTCCAGATCGTGCCGTTGATGGCCGTGAAATCACCGCGGATGCGCTGAACGCGATTAACCGAGTTCAGCGTGTTGCCGTCCAAGTCAAACGTGACGGTGTATCCCGGATCGACCACGATCTGCCGAGCGAACCCTTCCTCATCAAATGTAATCACCGCCGGGTCCGTCCCCATCGGTCCAAACGCACCGAAGTAGACGTCGCTGGAGGTCGTCGGAACTGCGTTCTGGCTCCAGTTCGACGGCGTGTGGTAGTCACCGCCGCCCGGCGTCTGCCAGTGCATGAAGCCGGACTGCGCCGACGCCGACGACACGCCCAAACCGCCGAGCGCTAGCGCAAACGCTGAAATCGTAAGCCCGCGAGCAATTGCATTTTCCATTGTAATCCTCCAGTTCGAGTGCCTATCGAATGAGATAGGGTCTACAGATAAAAAAGACAGGTCTCTGACCAATTTACAACGGCAAGTAGCGATGTCAAGAGAAAACTTCAACACCTTCATCTTCTTTTTTACAATTCTCCTCAACCGCAAAAGGGGAGCCGGCACGACAGTACCGCAAATAAAATCAGTTTTTATGGGCTTAACAGCAGGGAAGTCGACACCTATCGCTTCCGCCCTACGCAGCGAGGGGAGAAGCAAGCCTATTTTCCAGCCAGACGACCCGAAAATATATGCAACGATGTGCCATTCAAAAATACAACAGCCTTCCACCCAAGGCACGGCTCATTCCTGGGCGGTCACGGCGATGACGCCGCGGTCGACGTAGGAGAGTTGGAATTGGTGCCCATTAACAGCCAACACCGCCCCTTCGGGCAGGTCGGTGAACGTCTGCTCGACACCATCCACCGCGCGGCCGGCGTCGCCATACGCGATCAGCACGAACCGCTCGCCGGGGTTGTGCTCATAATCTTCCGCGACGGCCAGCTCGAGCGTACCCAGGCTGCGGATGCCGGCGACGACGAACGGCGCTTCGCGATAGCCATCGTTCGCCAGCGTGTAGCGAAGCGTGGCGTCGGGCTGCAGTTCCGCGTGTCGGCCGTGAATCGAACCCCCCTCGCCGGTGAAATGGATCGTCGTGCCGGCTTCCGCACGGACGTCACGCAGGCCGGTGTTCTGCCGGAGCCGTCCGCCGGCGATTTCGAGCA
This window harbors:
- a CDS encoding glycoside hydrolase family 172 protein — translated: MTPFNGLAVDMSNLHRVSDARTRSITPENPDGSKGRGGMAEPTDPDSCARELGRGWKVRPNVRIQPGETHTIADIEGPGAVQSIWMTPTGPWRFSILRIYWDGQQQPSVECPLGDFFACGWNRFAQVTSLAVCVNPGRGFNCYWTMPFRKRCRITMENIGFEAMTLFYQVNYALNDVPDDTAYFHAQFRRVNPLPYKQVYTVLDGVKGKGHYVGTYMAWGVNNSGWWGEGEVKFYLDGDLGEGQDVAEHGGDAYPTLCGTGTEDYFCGAYNFEDRQTRQYLTFSTPYAGLPQILRPDGAYQSQQRFSMYRWHIPDPIRFEQDIAVTVQALGWRSQQRYLALQDDIASVAYWYQQLPTAPFPELPARDMLEII
- a CDS encoding type II secretion system protein, which gives rise to MSQSQQHASECGMDSFRLTRPMARGRRGFTLIELLVVISIIALLIAILLPALAASRETARAITCGSNQRQLMLATHMYAGDHKDDLMISMTPDFHSWNYHLIPTYLGWDTGTDAFMPVMECPSDGEVWTGTNPITQPSYGYNQRLGWRGLATFPTINLSEVKTPSELVGFADMFHPQEREALPGSEPFAFGIGPSAPIINAWGYGNYSQFNPFRHTGGLNVTWIDGHVSRLNYDEAWDLSRFNRGKWNVNW
- a CDS encoding helix-turn-helix domain-containing protein, which produces MSKLELNNDALVRLDHGLSADRPIVTKHDLWPEVGPGMQDMHYEVELGIVMRGRMAHRNRHWVGEFGPGDVWLTGIWEPHSAEITEVPLELCMFHIYPPMLAQWKFPEYPDCNWLSFFTAPPEERPQQLSNRGDIWLDIARQVLALTPDQDRFDQLLLRPLLMRFLTELGRVWPGFEATSSIRVGTYEHIGRAIAAVFETPHRLSVTEGADLAGMNRNVFTEKFQELMGMSFAEFSLKHRLYLASHALRETDLPLKAIATHFGFTDKSHLHRSFVRLFGQTPHDYRRSNLRPVAVV
- a CDS encoding Gfo/Idh/MocA family protein, which codes for MDDLKIGVIAAGGRGRLAKHAHKPGEGSRITAICDIDTEKLAQLKEDYGSDVRATTDYREMLEADLDAIFVCSPDFLHEEHALAALDKGVPVYLEKPMAISVESCDRILRKAREHGDRLFVGHNMRYMNIIRKMKELIDHDEIGEVKAVWCRHFISYGGDAYFRDWHADRRYSTGLLLQKGAHDIDLIHWFAGAYTKRVSAFGRLSVYDQVPRLKPGENTDTRWDKAHWPPRDLQGFHPVVDVEDQNVVNLELANGVLASYLQCHFTPDACRNYTIIGTKGRLENIGDRPDCPIFIWNRRTDTYNMVGDKVFRGEKVGNTGHGGADGLIVDNFVQFARGGDAVGSSMHDARMAVAAGCMATESLRAGGAPRDVPALPV
- a CDS encoding PEP-CTERM sorting domain-containing protein, whose product is MVTTTAPPIHLRQLLIVAAASAAMLVGGSLHAADIEWTGNGATDNWSDTGNWTNGVLPGYDDRGLFPGGGTPGGPNFAYMVEFTEDADGGINVVGGNTWQGADVVLNMNTFTLTSTSQQLVVGGGVNSLGSLTVNNGTLNQRNSGFWGGQVYVNNAAINFTHGGSWNAGTGLFLDNGSVNWGPARNWNSNNDSQMSFKGDSTFAAHYVNFANGSGHVTSFELNNDDYGTARITATQTVTAANLISFSLAAGYTHALNDVFHLIATDTSISGEFNDLAHGQVITVGGYDFQADYGSNYLNLVAVPEPASLALLGLGGLAMLGRRRQRA
- a CDS encoding PEP-CTERM sorting domain-containing protein, which encodes MENAIARGLTISAFALALGGLGVSSASAQSGFMHWQTPGGGDYHTPSNWSQNAVPTTSSDVYFGAFGPMGTDPAVITFDEEGFARQIVVDPGYTVTFDLDGNTLNSVNRVQRIRGDFTAINGTIWTGSHSWLVHSDNTTAQPTAVLTIGAGASVESRASSDASAQVNLSTSATVALTSTGRLVLDGGILTNSGSGSGDLAANAGGAVHFTGNGGGIVNLRNLEMEDGSTMQFTLNNTDYNSAVYRFVGDVNNLGDLLLDVAPGYTHNLGEVLYLVGFNNSINDEFTGLGEGSIVSADGYDFVISYADAWQTGVNDFGDPTFQNAISLTAVPEPASLALLGLGGLAMLGRGRRQA